The proteins below are encoded in one region of Enhydrobacter sp.:
- a CDS encoding Rieske 2Fe-2S domain-containing protein — translation MLTAANNEMLCRIGPGTPMGNLMREYWIPACLSSELQADGEPMRLLLLGEQLIAFRDTGGRVGIMEHRCPHRCASLFFGRNEEGGLRCVYHGWKFDVEGNCVDMPNVPPAQDFRHRVKARAYRVVERAGFVWTYMGPRVEAPPLPNLEILMLPEEDRFTRVHQRECNWFQSLEGDIDTSHFGFLHIGSLKVEDVDPDTIHKWSVGARAPDYKATETEWGTMYAAYRPAEPGTYYYRFAHFMFPFITLTPNGSFEDQVACTLNVPMDDTHTMTYNLAWKQKTRPLETLRNGDWIPGLAPDMKYLPNTNDWYGRHRLVARRENDYFIDREMQKNVNYTGIQGIGRQDQAAVECMGEIVDRTLEHLAPSDRMIALTRKRLLEAAQTLAREGKVPATVDNPDICRGARGGAFIAPASVDWLDAYAEKLQTARSPLGLLKRMPLAAE, via the coding sequence ATGCTTACTGCAGCCAACAACGAAATGCTGTGCCGCATCGGGCCGGGCACGCCGATGGGCAATCTCATGCGCGAATACTGGATTCCGGCCTGCCTTTCCTCGGAACTGCAGGCCGACGGCGAGCCGATGCGCCTCCTGCTGCTCGGCGAACAGCTCATTGCTTTCCGTGACACCGGCGGCCGCGTCGGCATCATGGAGCATCGTTGTCCGCATCGCTGTGCATCGTTGTTCTTCGGCCGCAACGAGGAAGGCGGCCTGCGCTGCGTCTATCACGGCTGGAAGTTCGACGTCGAAGGCAACTGCGTCGACATGCCCAACGTGCCGCCGGCGCAGGACTTCAGGCACCGCGTCAAGGCCAGGGCTTACCGGGTCGTCGAGCGCGCGGGCTTCGTCTGGACCTACATGGGGCCGCGCGTCGAGGCGCCGCCGCTGCCCAACCTCGAGATCCTGATGCTGCCCGAGGAGGACCGCTTCACCCGCGTCCACCAGCGCGAATGCAACTGGTTCCAGTCTCTCGAAGGTGACATCGACACCTCACACTTCGGCTTCCTGCATATCGGCAGCCTCAAGGTCGAGGATGTCGATCCCGACACCATCCACAAGTGGAGCGTGGGCGCCCGCGCACCCGACTACAAGGCGACCGAGACCGAGTGGGGCACGATGTATGCGGCGTACCGACCGGCCGAGCCCGGTACCTACTACTACCGCTTCGCGCACTTCATGTTCCCGTTCATCACGCTCACGCCCAACGGGTCGTTCGAGGACCAGGTCGCCTGCACCTTGAACGTGCCCATGGATGACACGCACACCATGACCTACAACCTCGCCTGGAAGCAGAAGACCCGGCCGCTCGAGACGCTCAGGAACGGCGACTGGATTCCAGGCCTCGCGCCCGACATGAAGTACCTGCCGAACACCAACGACTGGTACGGCCGCCATCGTCTCGTGGCGCGCCGCGAGAACGACTATTTCATCGACCGCGAGATGCAGAAGAACGTGAACTACACCGGCATCCAGGGCATCGGCCGACAGGATCAGGCGGCGGTCGAATGCATGGGCGAGATCGTCGACCGCACGCTGGAGCATCTGGCGCCGTCGGATCGCATGATTGCCCTCACGCGCAAGCGGCTCCTGGAAGCGGCACAGACCCTCGCCAGGGAGGGTAAGGTGCCGGCAACGGTCGACAATCCCGACATCTGTCGCGGCGCGCGCGGCGGGGCGTTCATCGCACCCGCCAGCGTCGACTGGCTCGACGCCTATGCCGAGAAGCTGCAGACTGCCAGAAGCCCGCTCGGCCTTTTGAAGCGGATGCCGCTGGCTGCGGAGTAG
- a CDS encoding acetate/propionate family kinase: protein MQEPILVLNAGSSSLKFSVFETEADRSLRLDLHGQVESLGAKARLTAADTRGHSLVDRPVDGRDHDHAFAALHDWLAGHVGRESAFEGVGHRVVHGGAVFCRPVAIDDAVIGRLEKLVPLAPLHQPHNLAAIRAVRAVAPEVPQVACFDTAFHATQPAVAARFALPRALIDKGVRRYGFHGLSYEYIASALPAVAPECAAGKVVVAHLGNGASMCAIDKGRSVATTMGLTALDGLPMGTRCGTLDPGALLYVMRSEGLGVAAAERLLYDHSGLLGVSGLSSDMRTLLASDRPGAREAVDLFVYRIGRELGSLAATVGGLDALVFTGGIGENAAPIRARVCNDARWLGIALDEEANAAGGPRISTAASRVSAWAIPTDENLMIARHTRRVIDGHPPP, encoded by the coding sequence GTGCAAGAGCCGATCCTCGTCCTCAACGCCGGGTCATCTAGCCTCAAGTTCTCGGTCTTCGAGACGGAGGCCGATCGATCACTTCGCCTGGATCTCCATGGTCAGGTCGAGAGCCTCGGCGCCAAGGCGCGCCTGACGGCGGCCGATACGCGGGGACACAGCCTCGTCGATCGTCCAGTCGATGGCCGGGATCACGATCATGCCTTTGCCGCCCTCCACGACTGGCTGGCAGGCCATGTCGGACGCGAAAGCGCGTTCGAGGGCGTAGGCCATCGCGTCGTCCATGGCGGCGCCGTCTTTTGCCGTCCCGTCGCGATCGACGATGCCGTGATTGGCAGGCTCGAAAAGCTGGTGCCGCTCGCGCCTCTGCACCAGCCGCACAATCTGGCGGCCATTCGGGCAGTCCGGGCGGTCGCGCCCGAGGTGCCGCAGGTCGCCTGCTTCGACACTGCCTTCCATGCGACGCAGCCGGCTGTGGCCGCTCGGTTCGCCCTGCCGCGCGCTTTGATCGACAAGGGTGTGCGGCGCTACGGTTTCCATGGCCTGTCCTACGAGTACATCGCGTCGGCATTGCCGGCCGTCGCGCCCGAGTGCGCGGCAGGGAAGGTGGTCGTGGCCCATCTCGGCAATGGGGCCAGCATGTGTGCGATCGACAAGGGGCGGAGCGTGGCCACGACGATGGGCCTGACGGCGCTCGACGGCCTGCCGATGGGCACCCGCTGCGGCACGCTCGATCCCGGCGCGCTTCTCTACGTCATGCGCAGCGAAGGGCTCGGCGTTGCGGCCGCCGAGCGGCTGCTCTACGACCACTCGGGCCTGCTGGGGGTCTCCGGCCTCTCGAGCGATATGCGAACCCTGCTGGCGAGCGACCGGCCCGGCGCCCGGGAAGCGGTCGACCTGTTCGTCTACCGCATCGGCCGCGAGCTCGGATCGCTGGCCGCCACAGTGGGCGGCCTCGACGCGCTCGTCTTCACCGGCGGCATCGGCGAGAACGCGGCGCCCATTCGCGCGCGGGTCTGCAACGATGCGCGATGGCTCGGCATTGCCCTCGACGAAGAGGCGAACGCCGCGGGCGGGCCGCGTATCTCGACCGCTGCCTCCCGGGTCTCGGCCTGGGCAATCCCAACCGACGAGAACCTGATGATCGCCCGTCATACACGCCGCGTGATCGACGGCCATCCACCGCCCTGA